The sequence below is a genomic window from Paenibacillus sp. DCT19.
CCGCGCCTTTTCTTCCTCCGTGGACTTACCCTGCACAATTTCCTGTGCCGCAGACTCGATATCAGCCGGGATATTATGGTCAATAACATCATACTTCCGCTGTAGAATACCGCCCAGTTCTTTCTGCACAGCCTGGGTAAACACAGGAAGCTTGTCCTTGATCAGATTACCCGACAATGGCTCAATCACGGATTTGGCTCCTTGCATGTAGATGGGTGAAGCCTCCACGTAACGACTGAACATGCTGCCTGGATAGAGACTTACGATCATGAATAAAATGGCAATCACAATCATTCCACGCGCAGAGCCGATAATTGCACCAATGATTGCTCCGGTTAAACGGCTAAAGAAACCTTTAGGCCAGCTCTCCTGATCCGCTGAATCATTCCTTTTATAGAAAAAGGACGATAGGAATCCGAGAATCAACCGGATGAACCCATAGCTAATGACAAATAACACAGCGAACCGCATCAACGGAAAATCAGCAATAGCTGTAACTAATGTATAATACATCTGCTCCCAGCGATTCAAATCTCGATTAGGGATCGTCCCGGCATACGTAGACAGCCATTGTTGAACATATGGCGCCAGCCATAACGTCAGGCCGACAGACAGCAGAATACTAATGACCACCATAATACCATCCATTAGGAAGCCAAACAGTCTGCCTGCAGAACGCGATGCTCCTCTAGACCACCCTTGCAGCAATGAAGCTGCCACAATTAACAACAGCACAATGGTGATACCGTTGAATTCCTTCAGGCTGTCCAGCCAACTTTGCAGCACGAATTCATTCCCCCTTTACTAAGAAGCTGGTATTCAAAAAGGACGGTGTTCAGTACCGAGAAGATGGAATAAAGCTAGAAATGGAGTAGCGGAGCGTAGATCAAGCTACGTGAGCAACGGACATTTCGGCTGAATTCCATATTCGACGCTGAGATGCCGCAAGGCATCCCTCGTAATCAACATCGGACTTTTTGAACAACCTCTAAGAAGCTGGTGCTGTTACGTTTCCTTTGGCTTTATCAACAAAGACACGTATCGTTTCGTTATCCAAATTCCATTCACCTAGCGAGATCCCGCGAAGCGTGACATTGACTTTGTCCGCGCCTGCCGTGCCTTTAATCTCTACATTGGGGCTTGTAATAGTGAACTCTCCATTTTGTCCTTTCGCATAGGTCGCTTTAGACGCTTCGTTCACCATAAGATTCGTTGCTTCCTTTTTCAATGTGTCCATTGTACTGCTTTGAACATCCGTTACCGTCTGTTTGATCTGGTCAATGGAGATACCACTGTATATCAGTAGAGCCGCAATAATGATGATGGCAATCGCCCATTTCAATACCGTTTTGACGACATTCAGAACGAAGAACAAAATGATCAAGGCAACAACGATCACAAGCCAGTTCTGCATCACAAACTCTTTAATTACTTCTATGTCCATGACTACACCTTCCGAATTAGAGTTGAGTACACACTTCCCGAATATTATACATGATTTCCGAACCTGCTGTCAGCTAAGCCTATAAGTGCAAAAATAAAGGGTCTAAGTTCGTCCCTCCGGGCGTACAAGTAGTACCATGAGGTTCTGCGTGATAAACGCGTATACCCGATACACCACCGATGAACATGCATCGTTTAACAAGGAGGGGCTTTTGTGAAAACGGCCATATGGCTCTATTTATTTTTGTTTCTTGCTGTTTTTGATCTGCATGCCCAGTATCCAATACTGACGCCATTCGCTATTTCGCTTGGGGCGGCTCCAACATTCATTGGTTGGATGATGGGCATCTACTCCTTGACTCATTTACCTGGTAATCTCATTGCTGGTACGCAAATCGACAGACACGGCAGCCGCCGCTACATTGTGTTCAGCCTGTTAGGCGCGGGCATCATTCTGCTCATCCAAGCCCAGATCCACACCCCATGGCAGCTGCTCGCACTTCGCTCCATTAGCGGGTTTGTTCTCGCCTTTTTATCTCCTGCCTGTCTAGCCCTGCTAGCTCAGTTGTCCCGTGATCCCGTTACCCAGGGCAAGTATATGTCTGGTCATGGTGTAGTTCATACACTCGCATCCGTTGTATCTCCTGCGGCAGGAGCACTCATCGTAGGTAGTTTAGGATTTTCGGCAACCTTTGCGAGCCTTGGTTACTTGCTCATTCTGACAGGTGTTATTGCCTTCTTCTCCATGCCTAAGGGATTAATCGAGCCACAGCATGAAAAGGTCACTGAGCCTGCCCAGCCAAGCCCTCTACCTGACAGCAAAAAGGTGTTCCTGCCCGTATCCTGGCGTTATTTCGCGCTGCCACTTGTCATAGCCTGTGCCCAAGGCATTCTTTTCTTTGAACTACCTCTTCGAGGTGGAGGTCATTCCTCCATCATGTCTACAGGCCTTCTATTTTCCATCATTAGTATTGGAGCCTTATTTACATTGAGTATGCTATTCCTTAATCGATATTCACCTAAGCTACGTTTAACCGCAGGTGTATTATTGATGTCCCTTTGCTTCTTCGCCTTAGCAGCGATTCCTCAGTTGCCTTTGCCTACTGTCCTGTTTGTACTCGGGATGTCCAAGGGCATCACATTTCCTGCAATGGCAACCTTATTTATCAGGCTAAGCGGTGGCAACAAGCTGGGTCGGATTTTCTCCCTACAATCCATCGCGACATCCATCGGCTCCTTCATTGGCCCAATCGCAGCCGGACAGATTCGTGTGGGAGTCTCTCCTTATTTTATCGGATTCATCTTACTGATGGTTGGTATTCTTCTGCTTCCATATTTTAATTCCAGACAAGAAGCTTCATTATCAGCTTCTGACCCCAAAAGTATTCTGGGTTAATATGATAATAGACGTTCCTTGTGCCTCTATCCCTGCAAGAGTTTGTTTTTTTTGCTAGTCCTTTGCATCATTCCCCTATTTACAGCTACACTATATATGATCCGTCGATTTCCGCGACAACATTTCCCGGGGAATGTCGACACAAGCTCTCGAACAAGAGGTGAATATGATGCCTATTCATGTCATCGTGGAAGGTAAAAATGATCGTAGCAAACTCAAACGACTGGTTGGGCCTGAGATCAACATTTTGTGTACGTTTGGAACACTGAATTCCTTGAAGCTTGAGACGCTGAAAAAGCAGGTTGGTTATGATGAGGTCTATCTATTTATGGATAATGACAGCTCTGGCAAGAAAATTAGAGGCGTTCTGCGCGATGCTTTTCCGGATGCGGAGCAGATGTACACGAGACGTGGTTATGCGGGGGTAGAAGGAACACCGGATGAATACATCATTGCCCAGTTAGAAAAAGCAGGATTAGAGGCATATATTCAATATCCGGAACAGCCGTCATTTTAAATACGGCCAATACAAAGAGGCACCGACTCAGATCTTTGTCCGATCTGGGCAGTGCCTTTGATTGTTATACATTACTGTTATACGGATCATGAGATACGCTCCGTACCCCACCATTTCGTTGTTTACTCCTTAATCAGGTTGCGAATATCTTCTGCGATTACTGCTGGATCAACATCATTTGTAGCTCCTGCACTGTATATCTTACGCAGTTGATTGTTGCGATCCACCAAACCAATCAGGTTCATATGGGCAAAATCATCTTTAGTCTCACCCTCAATCAGAATCTGGAAGGATTCTCTGGCGAATTTCTTCGTCTCTTCCATATCCCCGCGAAGGAAATACCACCCATTATAATCAGCATGGAAACGATCGGCAAATTCCTTAATCTTCTCCTTCGTGTCCACCTCTGGATCAAAGGAAATCGATACAAACGAAGCATCATTGCCAAATGTGTCATCCTCTTTCAACAGATCCTGCACTTGAGAAAGTGTGAATGTCGTTATAGGGCATACATCTGGACAACTGGTGAAATAAAAGTAGAATAAACGGACTTTGCCTTGAGTATCCTCAAGCGACACGGTATTCCCATCTACATTTTCCATCGAAAAGGATTGGATCTCCCGGATTTCGGGTAATTTCTCCTTGCTAGCAAATACATTTCCCCACATGAGATATACAGCCATAGCAAGGGCTAGTGCGAGCAATATCCATGTCCACATATACTTTTTGAGCATTAATCCTCTTCCTTTCTCCCATGTCATTACAATGAATACGCATACATACGATGAAAAACCTAAAAGCTTAGTTTTTGCCTACTCCCACAAATAATCACGATCATAAATGACGGTCTTATTGCTAAATTATGTATGACGAGAAGATTCATCTATTGCAGAGCACTCTACTATTGTACCTGTTCTTCAGCATCATGCCTACGAAACTTTTTGAACATGCCGTTTGAAACGGTAAAGCCAGTCCCCTTTATATCCGATATAAAGTTTATCACAGAAAATCCCAAAAGAGTGGAACAATGCTTGTACAAATATCGAACAAAAAATGGGACTGATCTAACCTTTGTTGGGCTGGTGACCTGTTTTGCTTCTAGTCAGACGGATAATATACACTATAGATGGGTATCACCTAGATAGAGAATGATTAGAGGTTTAGTATGATGAGAACGATCTACACAACAAAGGAGACTTCTATGGATACTTCTACACATTTTGTCATGGGCATTGGTTTGGCTGGGCTAGCTTATGTTGATCCTGTTGTAGCCTCAAGCCCTATGCTTGCGGCAGCGGTAATGGTCGGTACGATCGCTGGCTCACAAGCTCCTGATATCGATACTGCGCTGCGTCTCAAGAGTAATTCCCTGTATATTCGAAATCATCGAGGGATGTCCCATTCCCTGCCATTTCTCCTGTTATGGACATTGCTCATTACAGGTGTAATCGCATTGATCTTCCCTGGTGTCGCTATTGCACATGTTGCTATATGGACGGCTGTTGCGGTGTGTGTACACGTATTTACGGATCTATTCAATACGTATGGCACTCAAGCGGCAAGACCATTTACGGATAAGTGGATCGCGTGGAATATCATTCATATTTTTGATCCGTTTCTATTCAGTTCCCATGCTGCGGCAATCCTACTCTGGGCTTTTGATGTTGTAGCACCTGCTCCATTGTTCGTCACGCTGTATATCATCATCGGCTTGTATTACATCTGGCGAATTATTGCTCATGCTCAGGCTGTTGCTAAGGTGAAACGAATGGATTACAGCACAGATGCCATTCGTTATGTCGTTATTCCCACGATATCCTGGAATCGATGGCATGTAGTGAAGCGTTATGCAGATGATCGGTATGAGATTGGAAAATTAGATGGTTCCGACCTGACTTGGAATTTGCAAGCTTCCTCCTCTACTCATGCAGCTGTAGCAGCTTCTCGTCAGTCACCTGAGGTGCAGGCTTTCCTATACTTTACGTCATATGCTGTAGCTGAGGTCGAGGAATTGCCTGTTGGATATAAAGTCCGCTGGGCGGATGTCCGTTATCGACACCGCAAACAATATCCATTTGTCGCTGTCGTTGTCATGGATCGAAATTTCGAAACGATCGACACGTATGTGGGCTGGTTAAGTGACGAAAAAATGGATAAAAAACTTTTGACGGCACGCTCTTGACGAAAGTGTGCCAAGAAGGGCACAATCAACATAGGAACTAAACCGCGCGAAAGCCCGGAGCATTCCGCTCCGGGCCTTCTGTGTTGTTGCCGTTTGGTTATAATAAATTATTTGCCAGACCCAGCCAGAGACTGCTCAGCGATTTGTACCAGACGTTTGGTAATATATCCACCCAGAGATCCTGTCTCACGGGAAGTGTAGTTACCATAGTAACCGTCTTGTGGAATAGTTACACCCAGTTCCTGTGCAGCTTCCATTTTCAATTGTTGCAATGCTGCAGTTGCTTGAGGTACCACCAAGTTGTTAGAAGAACGAGATCCTTGAGCCATATTTTAAATCTCCTTTCAATCTGTGTCTGTAATGTAATGCAAGCTTGCAAGATTATTATGTCTCGCACGCTTCAGGTTATACGGAGATTCATTAAATTTATGATGGAGGTTTTTTCCAATGAGCAAAGGTCTATCCTTATGGTTTGCATTCTCTTCCATTGCTTTGTTAACGGTTACAGCCATTACAATGTCATACTCTGGCTGGCTAGCTGCATTAGGATTCATTTTGTCGATTGGTAACATCGGTTGGGGGTTTGTCATTCGTGCCAAAAAAGAGCGTCGCGAACTTCAAACATCTACGGGTTCAGCTTCTTAATTCTGTGTTCTGAAGCGACGCTTCTACACTAGCCAAACAACAAAAGAGGAGCCTATGGCTCCTCTTTTTGCTATATCTAAAACTCATTGCTCTATATAATTGAATTCAAATACGACTTACTATCGTGTACGTCTTGGTACAAAGCCCATACGTTCCTTCACATCATTAAGTGTTTTGGAAGCCACTTCTTCCGCACGACGAGCCGAAGCATCCAAAATATCAGCCAATTCACCAGATTCGCGGATCTCATGATACCGTTGTTGCAATGGCTCAATGACGGAAACGACTGCTTCTGCCAAGCCTTTTTTGAATGGACCATACATCTGACCTTCATACTGATCTGCAACCTGTTGCAGAGTCATACCTGCACATTCCGCATAGATGCTCATGAGGTTACTCACTTCCGGTTTGTTCGCTGGATCATACACAACTTCACGGCCTGAATCTGTTGTGGCACGGCTGATTTTCTTGCGAATCTCTGCCGGTGTGTCCAGCAATGCGATATAGCTGCCTGCATTCGGATTACTTTTACTCATCTTCGAAGAAGCATCATCCAAAGACATCACACGCGCACCCACTTGCGGAATGTACGGGTCTGGAATGGTGAAATACTCTCCATAACGGTGGTTGAAGCGACCAGCGAGATCACGCGTGAGCTCCAAATGCTGCTTCTGGTCCTCCCCTACAGGAACGAGATCAGCATTGTATAGCAGAATGTCGGCTGCCATCAGAGATGGATATACAAACAGTCCTGCTCCAACGGAATCTTTGCCTGAAGACTTATCTTTGAATTGAGTCATACGCTCAAGTTCACCCATGGAAGTGAGTGTTGTCATCAACCATCCCAGCTCAGCGTGCTGAGGCACATGGGACTGCAAAAATACGTTTGATTTGGTCGGATCAATGCCAGCGGCGATGAACAATGCAGCTACCGCCTCGGATTGCTCACGGAGTGCAGCAGGCTCCTGAGGGACAGTTATGGCATGAAGATCCACCACCATGAAGTGACATTGATAATCATGCTGTAGCTTCACAAAATTTTTGATCGCACCAATGTAGTTACCAAGCGTAAGTTTACCACTCGGCTGAATGCCAGATAATACTGTTTTCATAAACGTAATGCCTCCTCGAATTTGACTCTGACTTGGGTTAATCCTGGTAAAACATCTATTCTCCGCGGACGCAAAAAGATCCCACGCCCGCAAGGGACGTGAGACCGTGGTGCCACCCTTATTCGTGTCCCTTGATAAGTAGATTCTCTGTACTTACGCACATCGATTCATCAACAAGGAAACACCTTCATTGTTCCGTAACGTGGAATATACGTCAGAATCTACTGCGGGATCAAGCCAATATCAGCTACCCGGTTCAACACTGCACTCAAGGGCCCATTCGGCAAAGAGTTCACACCGGTTCACATCACCCACCGGCTTTCTGAAGAGAGTGCCCTCCACTTACTTGTCCCTATCATCGCTTTAAGAAGTTGTTCAAAAAGTCCGATTTTGATTACGAAATGTACTGAAAACCGACCTTTTAAACACGTATTTTTAAGTTATTCAACTCGTGAATACGCCTATATCTGAATACCATCTTAATGCGATCCACACGGATTGTCAAAATTTAAGAACGAGCTTTTTTTACCCACTCCACTGAAATCTGTTATGATGGAAATGGAATGGCTTAACCCCTATTCCACGCATTCATGTGGAATGCTTACAGATTTGCTGGCATGTACACAATGACACGCTTGCAGCGGAAAATTATGATAGCCGCTTGCAGACAGATTTCAAGTGGGAAAAGGAGCATCGATATGAAACAAGTGACCAAAGGCCAATGGAATGGTTACGACACGTATATCCTACATAGCCGTGAATTGGAGATTACCCTGCTACCGCGTCTTGGAAATAATATCATCTCGATTCGCGATCTCGTGCAGGAACGCGATGTCGTCCGCAGTCCAGAAGAAGATGAGCTTGCATTTTATCTGCAGAAACCGTATCACTTCGGTGTTCCGCTTCTCATTCCACCTGGTCGAATTCATCGCGGACAATTCGAATATGAGGGCGTCCATTACCAGTTCGATCAGAACACAGCCAACGACAACCACATCCATGGTCTCCATCGCACGCAATCCTGGTGTGTCAGTGACATTGAAGAGGATGAAGATGGTTGTGCCATCACTACGGAATTACTTACCGAGAACGAAGAGCACTGGATGGAGCAATTTCCTATTCCACTCAAGCTAGAGATGACGTTTAGGCTGCAAAATGCCGTCCTGAGTCAGCATCTGCGCGTGACCAATTTGAGTTCAACTCCTGCTCCGTTTGGAATGGGATATCATACATGGTTCCTCCTTGACGGCGCACCTGCCGAATGGACACTTCAACTGCCTGTATCAGGTTTATATTCACAGAATGAGGAACAGCTACCTACAGGTGATATTGCTGAGTTAGGTGAATGGTCTGCCTTGAACGAAGGTGTTAATATGCAAGGACGGAATTGGGATACACTTCTCAAGGCTGACGAGCATCAACCAGCCATCGCCAAGCTCCGTCGTCAGGATGGGTATCTGCTGAATTATTCTGCAGATGAACGATACTTCAAACATTGGGTTCTCTATACCAAAGGTGAATCCGATCAATTCCTGTGCATTGAGCCCTACACTTGGCTCTCCGATGCCCCGAATCTGCCTTTATCAGATCAGCAAACAGGATTAATTCGACTGGAACCACAGCAGCCAGTAGAGCTGGTTACACGGATTGAAGTTGTTCCTCCAGTAGAATAATGTAACGAAGAAATAACTCTATCATGACTTCATCATACCTCACAGAGGTACGTTCTTTATTTTACCTATACAGCAAGAAGGCCGATCCATATTGGATCGGCTTTTTGCATATATCCTTCACATCATTAACCCCTAAAATTTCCCTTTCGCCATATCATGTATATTTCTGCATTCTCTAACCATACTAACATCACCAACCCATAAGGAGGTGACACACATGTACGGAGGCCAAAACCAAGGTAATAGAAACAGCTCTAACAATCTGGTTGTTCCCCAAGCAACAGCAGCTTTGCAACAATTGAAAATCGAAGCAGCGCAAGAGCTGGGTGTAACCATTCCACAAGATGGATACTACGGTAACTACACTTCCCGTGAGACAGGATCTCTGGGAGGTTACATTACTAAACGTCTGGTACAAATCGCTGAGCAGCAATTATCGGGTCGTTCTTAAGAACTCGAACGCATGCTTAAGTTGATAAAGCTAAAAGCGGCCTTCTTCAGAAGTGCCGCTTTTGGTTATGCTGGCGCTTAGGAAGTTGATTCCATTCCTGAATCCTTGTATGTATTAGTCCTAGGATAACGAATCATTAAGT
It includes:
- a CDS encoding SCO family protein, whose amino-acid sequence is MLKKYMWTWILLALALAMAVYLMWGNVFASKEKLPEIREIQSFSMENVDGNTVSLEDTQGKVRLFYFYFTSCPDVCPITTFTLSQVQDLLKEDDTFGNDASFVSISFDPEVDTKEKIKEFADRFHADYNGWYFLRGDMEETKKFARESFQILIEGETKDDFAHMNLIGLVDRNNQLRKIYSAGATNDVDPAVIAEDIRNLIKE
- a CDS encoding aldose 1-epimerase, yielding MKQVTKGQWNGYDTYILHSRELEITLLPRLGNNIISIRDLVQERDVVRSPEEDELAFYLQKPYHFGVPLLIPPGRIHRGQFEYEGVHYQFDQNTANDNHIHGLHRTQSWCVSDIEEDEDGCAITTELLTENEEHWMEQFPIPLKLEMTFRLQNAVLSQHLRVTNLSSTPAPFGMGYHTWFLLDGAPAEWTLQLPVSGLYSQNEEQLPTGDIAELGEWSALNEGVNMQGRNWDTLLKADEHQPAIAKLRRQDGYLLNYSADERYFKHWVLYTKGESDQFLCIEPYTWLSDAPNLPLSDQQTGLIRLEPQQPVELVTRIEVVPPVE
- a CDS encoding transglutaminase domain-containing protein, with amino-acid sequence MLQSWLDSLKEFNGITIVLLLIVAASLLQGWSRGASRSAGRLFGFLMDGIMVVISILLSVGLTLWLAPYVQQWLSTYAGTIPNRDLNRWEQMYYTLVTAIADFPLMRFAVLFVISYGFIRLILGFLSSFFYKRNDSADQESWPKGFFSRLTGAIIGAIIGSARGMIVIAILFMIVSLYPGSMFSRYVEASPIYMQGAKSVIEPLSGNLIKDKLPVFTQAVQKELGGILQRKYDVIDHNIPADIESAAQEIVQGKSTEEEKARALYDWVGSRIEYDYGKVDDYEQKGIWHEQTPQNTFDTRMGVCIDYARLYAVMARSQGLEVKVVTGLGYNGQGGYGPHAWNEIFLSDSQSWIPLDPTWAVSGDWFNPPNFADTHLKDQTT
- a CDS encoding alpha/beta-type small acid-soluble spore protein, giving the protein MYGGQNQGNRNSSNNLVVPQATAALQQLKIEAAQELGVTIPQDGYYGNYTSRETGSLGGYITKRLVQIAEQQLSGRS
- a CDS encoding metal-dependent hydrolase, translating into MDTSTHFVMGIGLAGLAYVDPVVASSPMLAAAVMVGTIAGSQAPDIDTALRLKSNSLYIRNHRGMSHSLPFLLLWTLLITGVIALIFPGVAIAHVAIWTAVAVCVHVFTDLFNTYGTQAARPFTDKWIAWNIIHIFDPFLFSSHAAAILLWAFDVVAPAPLFVTLYIIIGLYYIWRIIAHAQAVAKVKRMDYSTDAIRYVVIPTISWNRWHVVKRYADDRYEIGKLDGSDLTWNLQASSSTHAAVAASRQSPEVQAFLYFTSYAVAEVEELPVGYKVRWADVRYRHRKQYPFVAVVVMDRNFETIDTYVGWLSDEKMDKKLLTARS
- the trpS gene encoding tryptophan--tRNA ligase; translation: MKTVLSGIQPSGKLTLGNYIGAIKNFVKLQHDYQCHFMVVDLHAITVPQEPAALREQSEAVAALFIAAGIDPTKSNVFLQSHVPQHAELGWLMTTLTSMGELERMTQFKDKSSGKDSVGAGLFVYPSLMAADILLYNADLVPVGEDQKQHLELTRDLAGRFNHRYGEYFTIPDPYIPQVGARVMSLDDASSKMSKSNPNAGSYIALLDTPAEIRKKISRATTDSGREVVYDPANKPEVSNLMSIYAECAGMTLQQVADQYEGQMYGPFKKGLAEAVVSVIEPLQQRYHEIRESGELADILDASARRAEEVASKTLNDVKERMGFVPRRTR
- a CDS encoding MFS transporter, producing the protein MKTAIWLYLFLFLAVFDLHAQYPILTPFAISLGAAPTFIGWMMGIYSLTHLPGNLIAGTQIDRHGSRRYIVFSLLGAGIILLIQAQIHTPWQLLALRSISGFVLAFLSPACLALLAQLSRDPVTQGKYMSGHGVVHTLASVVSPAAGALIVGSLGFSATFASLGYLLILTGVIAFFSMPKGLIEPQHEKVTEPAQPSPLPDSKKVFLPVSWRYFALPLVIACAQGILFFELPLRGGGHSSIMSTGLLFSIISIGALFTLSMLFLNRYSPKLRLTAGVLLMSLCFFALAAIPQLPLPTVLFVLGMSKGITFPAMATLFIRLSGGNKLGRIFSLQSIATSIGSFIGPIAAGQIRVGVSPYFIGFILLMVGILLLPYFNSRQEASLSASDPKSILG
- a CDS encoding alpha/beta-type small acid-soluble spore protein, with product MAQGSRSSNNLVVPQATAALQQLKMEAAQELGVTIPQDGYYGNYTSRETGSLGGYITKRLVQIAEQSLAGSGK
- a CDS encoding ATPase; the encoded protein is MDIEVIKEFVMQNWLVIVVALIILFFVLNVVKTVLKWAIAIIIIAALLIYSGISIDQIKQTVTDVQSSTMDTLKKEATNLMVNEASKATYAKGQNGEFTITSPNVEIKGTAGADKVNVTLRGISLGEWNLDNETIRVFVDKAKGNVTAPAS
- a CDS encoding toprim domain-containing protein; translated protein: MPIHVIVEGKNDRSKLKRLVGPEINILCTFGTLNSLKLETLKKQVGYDEVYLFMDNDSSGKKIRGVLRDAFPDAEQMYTRRGYAGVEGTPDEYIIAQLEKAGLEAYIQYPEQPSF